The genome window TTTAGATATTGAAATAcgataagatatgtatattttaagttattatattctatttaataaaaaatataaatcttaAGATATTATTCTCAATGATTATGATGTCATtagatattatatttaataaacataaaatttaatttatataatattatatattatgttatacttatatttaatttataaaataaataaaaataaaatatatattatttttcaatgtctaatgtttatttaaaataaaaattatattacatttcaCTCTTtaccattaaaaaatataaaatctctTTTTCATTTGACAATATTCgtgattaaaataataaatttataaatatttttttatattatgttattcaatatataaaaataattcttatatatacatatattataatcattttataatatatgtttgaaatatttattagtttttttaaaccataaaattaatattttaatcaaaaaaaattattttgtaaaataagcaacataaaaaaaaaaaattaatgttgtaTATTTGAAAGGTATTTCTCTGTCACATTAATAGTactattttcatattatttcatttggCATTTTTTTGTAAACccatgagaaaataataaaatatcttccATATGGCACACAATTTGATGGATTCTAATTCAAAACAATGAAACCAAAAAATCTAGGTGACAAGATTTGGCTCTTCCACGTGTACGGTACGTGGCCCTCttattaatgataattattttcgaTTTTGCGACGAAGTTTCATGACATCCAAACGGTATGTGAATTTGACATTTAATTAAATAGACCAACTACGAAGTCCACACTGCATTCTTCCTCATTCCTTCATCCCTAAGCAAGCAAGGAACCCTCTTTTTAAGCTCTTCGTTTTCATTCCCTTTCTCGCTCTCAATCCTTTCATTCCTCCGAACCCCGAAactttccaaccttcctaacaaCCCCATCCCACCAAAATGGCCCTAGAATGGGTGGTGCTCGGGTACGCCGCCGGCGCCGAGGCCATAATGCTCCTCCTGCTAACCCTCCCACAACCCATAAACCCTCTGCGGAAAGGTCTGATATCAGTGACCAAAGCCCTCCTAAAACCCTTCCTCTCAGTGGTTCCATTTTGCCTGTTCCTGCTGATGGACATCTACTGGAAGTACGAGACTCGACCCACTTGCTCTTCCCACCACTGCTCTCCTTCCGACCACCTCCGCCACCAGAAATCCATGATGAAGAGCCAGCGCAACGCCACCTTGATTGCCGCTGCTTTGCTCTTCTACTGGTTGCTTTATTCTGTCACCAAGCTCGTGGACCGAATCGACGAGCTCGACCGACGGGTTCAGAAACTGAAGGATGAGGATTAAGCCTATGTTTTTGTAGTAGATTGACATCTATATGTTGATGTCTCCCTGATGTTTTTGTAGGTTTATGCCATTGAATTTCCTCTTTTAGCTTCTTCCTTCACTCTGTTTGTCTCCCCCCCATGGATCTAATCGTTCTAGATTAGATATTATGATTATTCTCTTAAGATTCCAAGATCTGGTTGGGCAATAGTTGAAGCAAGATCTCATGCCTTTACCCCACATCCTAGCATTTGTACtaacaattcaaaaaatatttaaaatacat of Vitis vinifera cultivar Pinot Noir 40024 chromosome 17, ASM3070453v1 contains these proteins:
- the LOC100264712 gene encoding uncharacterized protein LOC100264712 — protein: MALEWVVLGYAAGAEAIMLLLLTLPQPINPLRKGLISVTKALLKPFLSVVPFCLFLLMDIYWKYETRPTCSSHHCSPSDHLRHQKSMMKSQRNATLIAAALLFYWLLYSVTKLVDRIDELDRRVQKLKDED